The following coding sequences are from one Saccopteryx bilineata isolate mSacBil1 chromosome 3, mSacBil1_pri_phased_curated, whole genome shotgun sequence window:
- the RNF207 gene encoding RING finger protein 207 isoform X2 yields the protein MSGAIFTPLEDPGTLDPASGHPLVCPLCHTQYERPCLLDCFHHFCAGCLRGRAVDGRLACPLCQHQTVVKGPDGLPPVDRLLQFLVDSSGDGLEVVHCANCDLECSKQDAETTYFCNTCGQPLCARCREETHRARMFSCHDIVALGQRSRDMLQKCTLHAEPYIMFSTDKKSLLCIRCFRDMQGESRAHCVDLESAYVQGCERLEQAVLAVKALQTATREAIAMLQAMVEEVRRSAAEEEAAIHSLFGSMQDTLAERKALLLQAVQRFTWSSAPPSSAWPTWPSSWTWAIAVSTGIQPPQPFLWIWRQELMERLQSIATRPHRLRPAQSSKIVSDHRAEFARCLEPLLMPGPRWAAGAGGSTNKLTAVSGPKVLVVSSCPSQVGKMLGSPVQKSTMHRSISTKVLLAEGEDTPFTEHCRHYEDAYRHLQAETQSLKDQVQELHRDLTKHHALIKAEIMGDVLHKALQVDAQITSEYASVEGMRAVFQEMWEEAYQRVANEQEIYEGLRQPLLAQLHDLLQLKQENAYLTTITKQITPYVRSIAKVKERLEPRFQAPVDEDSEHLQNMDEDSTNDETQARSDPVGVMDKRERTSEPRGNSRTLNSLIEEAPSKTKDPHRPKARNGGDIPPRRERPT from the exons ATGTCGGGAGCTATCTTCACGCCCCTAGAAGACCCAGGCACCCTGGACCCTGCCAGCGGCCACCCGCTCGTGTGCCCTCTGTGCCACACGCAGTACGAACGCCCGTGCCTGCTCGACTGCTTCCACCACTTCTGCGCCGGCTGCTTGCGCGGCCGCGCCGTCGATGGCCGGCTTGCCTGCCCGCTGTGCCA ACACCAGACGGTGGTGAAAGGCCCTGACGGGCTCCCTCCAGTGGACCGGCTGCTGCAGTTCCTCGTGGACAGCTCCGGGGATGGCCTGGAGGTGGTGCACTGTGCCAACTGTGACCTGGAATGCAGCAAGCAG GACGCTGAGACCACGTACTTCTGCAACACCTGCGGGCAGCCGCTGTGCGCGCGCTGCCGGGAAGAGACGCACCGGGCACGCATGTTCTCATGCCACGACATCGTGGCCCTGGGCCAGCGCAGCCGCGACATGCTCCAGAAGTGCA CGCTGCACGCGGAGCCCTACATCATGTTCTCCACTGACAAGAAGTCGCTGCTGTGCATCCGCTGTTTCCGGGACATGCAGGG GGAGAGCCGAGCTCACTGTGTAGACCTCGAGTCGGCCTACGTGCAGGGCTGCGAGCGGCTGGAGCAGGCGGTGCTG GCTGTGAAGGCCCTGCAGACGGCCACACGGGAGGCCATTGCGATGCTGCAGGCAATGGTGGAGGAGGTGCGGCGCAGCGCAGCTGAGGAGGAGGCCGCCATCCACTCTCTGTTCGGCAGCATGCAG GACACActggcagagaggaaagcgctgctGCTGCAGGCTGTGCAGAG GTTCACCTGGTcatctgctcctccttcctcagcctGGCCAACATGGCCGAGTTCCTGGACCTGGGCTAT TGCAGTGTCTACTGGTATCCAGCCACCCCAGCCTTTCCTGTGGATTTGGAGGCAG GAGCTGATGGAAAGGTTGCAGAGCATCGCCACGCGGCCGCATCGCCTCCGGCCGGCGCAGAGCAGCAAG ATCGTCAGCGACCACCGCGCCGAGTTCGCGCGCTGCCTGGAGCCGCTGCTAATGCCGGGGCCGCGCTGGGCGGCGGGTGCCGGGGGCAGTACCAACAA GCTAACAGCGGTCTCAGGTCCCAAGGTGCTGGTGGTGTCCAGCTGCCCTTCCCAGGTGGGGAAGATGTTGGGGTCACCAGTCCAAAAGTCTACAATGCACCGGTCCATCAGCACCAAGGTGCTGCTGGCAGAGGGCGAGGACACGCCCTTCACGGAGCACTGCCGCCACTATGAGGATGCCTACCGG CACCTGCAGGCAGAGACGCAGAGCCTGAAGGACCAGGTCCAGGAGTTGCACCGGGACCTCACCAAGCACCACGCGCTCATCAAGGCCGAGATCATGGGAGACGTTCTTCACAAGGCCCTGCAGGTGGACGCGCAGATCACCTCGGAGTACGCTTCGGTGGAGGGAATGAGAGCGGTCTTCCAGGAG ATGTGGGAGGAAGCCTATCAGCGGGTGGCTAATGAGCAGGAGATTTATGAAGGTCTGAGGCAGCCGCTGCTGG CCCAGCTCCATGACCTTCTTCAGCTGAAGCAGGAAAATGCCTACCTGACAACCATCACCAAGCAGATCACGCCCTACGTCCGCTCTATTGCCAAAGTAAAGGAGCGGCTGGAGCCCAG GTTCCAGGCTCCTGTGGACGAAGACTCAGAGCACCTGCAAAACATGGACGAAGACAGCACGAATGACGAGACCCAGGCCAG GAGCGACCCAGTCGGTGTCATGGACAAGAGAGAGAGGACCTCAGAGCCCAGAGGAAACAGCCGGACCCTGAACAGCCTCATAGAAGAGGCTCCATCGAAAACCAAAGACCCTCACAGACCCAAAGCAAGAAACGGCGGTGACATCCCCCCTCGGAGGGAGCGCCCAACTTAG
- the RNF207 gene encoding RING finger protein 207 isoform X3, which translates to MSGAIFTPLEDPGTLDPASGHPLVCPLCHTQYERPCLLDCFHHFCAGCLRGRAVDGRLACPLCQHQTVVKGPDGLPPVDRLLQFLVDSSGDGLEVVHCANCDLECSKQDAETTYFCNTCGQPLCARCREETHRARMFSCHDIVALGQRSRDMLQKCTLHAEPYIMFSTDKKSLLCIRCFRDMQGESRAHCVDLESAYVQGCERLEQAVLAVKALQTATREAIAMLQAMVEEVRRSAAEEEAAIHSLFGSMQDTLAERKALLLQAVQSQYEEKDKAFKEQLSHLATLLPTLQVHLVICSSFLSLANMAEFLDLGYELMERLQSIATRPHRLRPAQSSKIVSDHRAEFARCLEPLLMPGPRWAAGAGGSTNKLTAVSGPKVLVVSSCPSQVGKMLGSPVQKSTMHRSISTKVLLAEGEDTPFTEHCRHYEDAYRHLQAETQSLKDQVQELHRDLTKHHALIKAEIMGDVLHKALQVDAQITSEYASVEGMRAVFQEMWEEAYQRVANEQEIYEAQLHDLLQLKQENAYLTTITKQITPYVRSIAKVKERLEPRFQAPVDEDSEHLQNMDEDSTNDETQARSDPVGVMDKRERTSEPRGNSRTLNSLIEEAPSKTKDPHRPKARNGGDIPPRRERPT; encoded by the exons ATGTCGGGAGCTATCTTCACGCCCCTAGAAGACCCAGGCACCCTGGACCCTGCCAGCGGCCACCCGCTCGTGTGCCCTCTGTGCCACACGCAGTACGAACGCCCGTGCCTGCTCGACTGCTTCCACCACTTCTGCGCCGGCTGCTTGCGCGGCCGCGCCGTCGATGGCCGGCTTGCCTGCCCGCTGTGCCA ACACCAGACGGTGGTGAAAGGCCCTGACGGGCTCCCTCCAGTGGACCGGCTGCTGCAGTTCCTCGTGGACAGCTCCGGGGATGGCCTGGAGGTGGTGCACTGTGCCAACTGTGACCTGGAATGCAGCAAGCAG GACGCTGAGACCACGTACTTCTGCAACACCTGCGGGCAGCCGCTGTGCGCGCGCTGCCGGGAAGAGACGCACCGGGCACGCATGTTCTCATGCCACGACATCGTGGCCCTGGGCCAGCGCAGCCGCGACATGCTCCAGAAGTGCA CGCTGCACGCGGAGCCCTACATCATGTTCTCCACTGACAAGAAGTCGCTGCTGTGCATCCGCTGTTTCCGGGACATGCAGGG GGAGAGCCGAGCTCACTGTGTAGACCTCGAGTCGGCCTACGTGCAGGGCTGCGAGCGGCTGGAGCAGGCGGTGCTG GCTGTGAAGGCCCTGCAGACGGCCACACGGGAGGCCATTGCGATGCTGCAGGCAATGGTGGAGGAGGTGCGGCGCAGCGCAGCTGAGGAGGAGGCCGCCATCCACTCTCTGTTCGGCAGCATGCAG GACACActggcagagaggaaagcgctgctGCTGCAGGCTGTGCAGAG CCAGTATGAGGAGAAGGACAAAGCCTTCAAGGAGCAGCTGTCCCACTTGGCCACTCTGCTGCCCACCCTGCAG GTTCACCTGGTcatctgctcctccttcctcagcctGGCCAACATGGCCGAGTTCCTGGACCTGGGCTAT GAGCTGATGGAAAGGTTGCAGAGCATCGCCACGCGGCCGCATCGCCTCCGGCCGGCGCAGAGCAGCAAG ATCGTCAGCGACCACCGCGCCGAGTTCGCGCGCTGCCTGGAGCCGCTGCTAATGCCGGGGCCGCGCTGGGCGGCGGGTGCCGGGGGCAGTACCAACAA GCTAACAGCGGTCTCAGGTCCCAAGGTGCTGGTGGTGTCCAGCTGCCCTTCCCAGGTGGGGAAGATGTTGGGGTCACCAGTCCAAAAGTCTACAATGCACCGGTCCATCAGCACCAAGGTGCTGCTGGCAGAGGGCGAGGACACGCCCTTCACGGAGCACTGCCGCCACTATGAGGATGCCTACCGG CACCTGCAGGCAGAGACGCAGAGCCTGAAGGACCAGGTCCAGGAGTTGCACCGGGACCTCACCAAGCACCACGCGCTCATCAAGGCCGAGATCATGGGAGACGTTCTTCACAAGGCCCTGCAGGTGGACGCGCAGATCACCTCGGAGTACGCTTCGGTGGAGGGAATGAGAGCGGTCTTCCAGGAG ATGTGGGAGGAAGCCTATCAGCGGGTGGCTAATGAGCAGGAGATTTATGAAG CCCAGCTCCATGACCTTCTTCAGCTGAAGCAGGAAAATGCCTACCTGACAACCATCACCAAGCAGATCACGCCCTACGTCCGCTCTATTGCCAAAGTAAAGGAGCGGCTGGAGCCCAG GTTCCAGGCTCCTGTGGACGAAGACTCAGAGCACCTGCAAAACATGGACGAAGACAGCACGAATGACGAGACCCAGGCCAG GAGCGACCCAGTCGGTGTCATGGACAAGAGAGAGAGGACCTCAGAGCCCAGAGGAAACAGCCGGACCCTGAACAGCCTCATAGAAGAGGCTCCATCGAAAACCAAAGACCCTCACAGACCCAAAGCAAGAAACGGCGGTGACATCCCCCCTCGGAGGGAGCGCCCAACTTAG
- the RNF207 gene encoding RING finger protein 207 isoform X1: protein MSGAIFTPLEDPGTLDPASGHPLVCPLCHTQYERPCLLDCFHHFCAGCLRGRAVDGRLACPLCQHQTVVKGPDGLPPVDRLLQFLVDSSGDGLEVVHCANCDLECSKQDAETTYFCNTCGQPLCARCREETHRARMFSCHDIVALGQRSRDMLQKCTLHAEPYIMFSTDKKSLLCIRCFRDMQGESRAHCVDLESAYVQGCERLEQAVLAVKALQTATREAIAMLQAMVEEVRRSAAEEEAAIHSLFGSMQDTLAERKALLLQAVQSQYEEKDKAFKEQLSHLATLLPTLQVHLVICSSFLSLANMAEFLDLGYELMERLQSIATRPHRLRPAQSSKIVSDHRAEFARCLEPLLMPGPRWAAGAGGSTNKLTAVSGPKVLVVSSCPSQVGKMLGSPVQKSTMHRSISTKVLLAEGEDTPFTEHCRHYEDAYRHLQAETQSLKDQVQELHRDLTKHHALIKAEIMGDVLHKALQVDAQITSEYASVEGMRAVFQEMWEEAYQRVANEQEIYEGLRQPLLAQLHDLLQLKQENAYLTTITKQITPYVRSIAKVKERLEPRFQAPVDEDSEHLQNMDEDSTNDETQARSDPVGVMDKRERTSEPRGNSRTLNSLIEEAPSKTKDPHRPKARNGGDIPPRRERPT, encoded by the exons ATGTCGGGAGCTATCTTCACGCCCCTAGAAGACCCAGGCACCCTGGACCCTGCCAGCGGCCACCCGCTCGTGTGCCCTCTGTGCCACACGCAGTACGAACGCCCGTGCCTGCTCGACTGCTTCCACCACTTCTGCGCCGGCTGCTTGCGCGGCCGCGCCGTCGATGGCCGGCTTGCCTGCCCGCTGTGCCA ACACCAGACGGTGGTGAAAGGCCCTGACGGGCTCCCTCCAGTGGACCGGCTGCTGCAGTTCCTCGTGGACAGCTCCGGGGATGGCCTGGAGGTGGTGCACTGTGCCAACTGTGACCTGGAATGCAGCAAGCAG GACGCTGAGACCACGTACTTCTGCAACACCTGCGGGCAGCCGCTGTGCGCGCGCTGCCGGGAAGAGACGCACCGGGCACGCATGTTCTCATGCCACGACATCGTGGCCCTGGGCCAGCGCAGCCGCGACATGCTCCAGAAGTGCA CGCTGCACGCGGAGCCCTACATCATGTTCTCCACTGACAAGAAGTCGCTGCTGTGCATCCGCTGTTTCCGGGACATGCAGGG GGAGAGCCGAGCTCACTGTGTAGACCTCGAGTCGGCCTACGTGCAGGGCTGCGAGCGGCTGGAGCAGGCGGTGCTG GCTGTGAAGGCCCTGCAGACGGCCACACGGGAGGCCATTGCGATGCTGCAGGCAATGGTGGAGGAGGTGCGGCGCAGCGCAGCTGAGGAGGAGGCCGCCATCCACTCTCTGTTCGGCAGCATGCAG GACACActggcagagaggaaagcgctgctGCTGCAGGCTGTGCAGAG CCAGTATGAGGAGAAGGACAAAGCCTTCAAGGAGCAGCTGTCCCACTTGGCCACTCTGCTGCCCACCCTGCAG GTTCACCTGGTcatctgctcctccttcctcagcctGGCCAACATGGCCGAGTTCCTGGACCTGGGCTAT GAGCTGATGGAAAGGTTGCAGAGCATCGCCACGCGGCCGCATCGCCTCCGGCCGGCGCAGAGCAGCAAG ATCGTCAGCGACCACCGCGCCGAGTTCGCGCGCTGCCTGGAGCCGCTGCTAATGCCGGGGCCGCGCTGGGCGGCGGGTGCCGGGGGCAGTACCAACAA GCTAACAGCGGTCTCAGGTCCCAAGGTGCTGGTGGTGTCCAGCTGCCCTTCCCAGGTGGGGAAGATGTTGGGGTCACCAGTCCAAAAGTCTACAATGCACCGGTCCATCAGCACCAAGGTGCTGCTGGCAGAGGGCGAGGACACGCCCTTCACGGAGCACTGCCGCCACTATGAGGATGCCTACCGG CACCTGCAGGCAGAGACGCAGAGCCTGAAGGACCAGGTCCAGGAGTTGCACCGGGACCTCACCAAGCACCACGCGCTCATCAAGGCCGAGATCATGGGAGACGTTCTTCACAAGGCCCTGCAGGTGGACGCGCAGATCACCTCGGAGTACGCTTCGGTGGAGGGAATGAGAGCGGTCTTCCAGGAG ATGTGGGAGGAAGCCTATCAGCGGGTGGCTAATGAGCAGGAGATTTATGAAGGTCTGAGGCAGCCGCTGCTGG CCCAGCTCCATGACCTTCTTCAGCTGAAGCAGGAAAATGCCTACCTGACAACCATCACCAAGCAGATCACGCCCTACGTCCGCTCTATTGCCAAAGTAAAGGAGCGGCTGGAGCCCAG GTTCCAGGCTCCTGTGGACGAAGACTCAGAGCACCTGCAAAACATGGACGAAGACAGCACGAATGACGAGACCCAGGCCAG GAGCGACCCAGTCGGTGTCATGGACAAGAGAGAGAGGACCTCAGAGCCCAGAGGAAACAGCCGGACCCTGAACAGCCTCATAGAAGAGGCTCCATCGAAAACCAAAGACCCTCACAGACCCAAAGCAAGAAACGGCGGTGACATCCCCCCTCGGAGGGAGCGCCCAACTTAG